One Qiania dongpingensis genomic window carries:
- the ruvB gene encoding Holliday junction branch migration DNA helicase RuvB has protein sequence MEKRIINTEFTREEQGIENHLRPRTLDEYIGQQKAKDMLRVYIEAAKSRGESLDHVLFYGPPGLGKTTLAGILANEMGSELKITAGPAIEKPGEMAAILNNLNDGDILFVDEIHRLNRQVEEVLYPAMEDYAIDIVIGKGASARSIRLDLPHFTLVGATTRAGLLTAPLRDRFGVVHHLEFYTEEELLSIILRSAKVLQVEIEEEGARQIASRSRGTPRLANRFLKRVRDFAQVRYDGVITAEVASDALDLLDVDPLGLDYTDRKVLLTMIEKFGGGPVGLDTLAAALCEDVGTLEDVYEPYLLKNGFINRTPRGRTVTKRAYHHLGLPFLEDTEA, from the coding sequence ATGGAAAAGCGGATCATCAATACGGAATTTACCAGAGAGGAGCAGGGGATAGAAAATCACCTGCGGCCCAGAACCCTGGATGAATACATTGGACAGCAGAAGGCCAAGGATATGCTGCGGGTCTATATCGAGGCTGCAAAGTCGAGGGGAGAATCCCTGGATCATGTTTTATTTTATGGCCCGCCCGGACTTGGAAAGACCACCCTGGCCGGTATATTAGCCAACGAGATGGGGTCGGAACTTAAGATAACCGCAGGACCTGCCATAGAGAAGCCGGGAGAGATGGCGGCCATTCTCAATAATCTGAATGACGGAGACATCCTTTTTGTAGATGAAATCCATCGGCTGAACCGGCAGGTAGAAGAAGTGCTCTATCCGGCTATGGAAGATTATGCTATCGATATTGTCATCGGAAAGGGAGCGTCCGCCCGCTCCATACGGCTGGATCTGCCTCATTTTACGCTGGTAGGAGCGACTACCAGGGCGGGGCTTCTGACGGCTCCCCTCCGGGACAGGTTTGGGGTGGTGCATCATTTGGAATTCTATACGGAAGAGGAGCTTCTGTCCATCATCCTGCGGTCGGCTAAGGTACTTCAGGTGGAAATCGAAGAAGAGGGGGCCAGACAGATTGCCTCCAGATCAAGAGGGACGCCGAGACTGGCTAACCGGTTTTTAAAAAGAGTCCGGGATTTTGCCCAGGTTCGGTATGACGGCGTGATCACTGCTGAGGTGGCATCAGATGCCCTGGATCTTCTGGATGTAGATCCTCTTGGCCTGGATTATACGGACAGGAAGGTCCTGCTTACTATGATCGAAAAATTCGGCGGGGGCCCCGTCGGCCTGGATACTCTGGCGGCGGCTTTATGTGAGGATGTGGGCACTCTGGAAGACGTATACGAACCATATCTCCTTAAAAATGGATTTATAAACCGTACTCCCAGAGGCAGGACGGTGACGAAACGGGCTTATCACCATCTGGGTCTGCCTTTTTTGGAGGACACAGAGGCATAA
- a CDS encoding ABC transporter ATP-binding protein: MSENMVEVKNLKKYFNVGKGKELKAVDGVSLFIRKGETLGLVGESGCGKSTLGKTIMKFYEPTEGQILFQDKDITKLSRKGYLNFTKEAQMIFQDPYASLDSRMTAGSIISEGMDIHKICSSKSERQERVYELLNLVGLNKEHANRFAHEFSGGQRQRIGIARALALNPAFIVCDEPISALDVSIQAQVINLLLKLQGELNLTYLFIAHDLSVVKHISDRVAVMYLGAIMEVSDSHNFYMNPLHPYTEALLSAIPIPNPDVTRAKKRILLEGDVPSPVNPKPGCKFASRCKMAKPSCFEKAPELKEVEPGHFVACHLVTGE; the protein is encoded by the coding sequence ATGAGTGAAAACATGGTGGAAGTAAAGAACCTGAAGAAATATTTCAATGTGGGCAAGGGGAAAGAGCTGAAGGCTGTGGACGGTGTCAGTCTCTTTATCCGCAAAGGAGAGACTCTGGGGCTTGTGGGAGAATCCGGCTGCGGAAAGTCCACCTTGGGAAAGACCATAATGAAATTTTACGAACCCACGGAAGGACAGATCCTTTTTCAGGACAAGGACATCACGAAGCTTTCCAGAAAAGGATATCTGAACTTTACAAAGGAAGCTCAGATGATTTTTCAAGATCCGTATGCTTCCCTGGATTCCAGGATGACGGCGGGAAGTATCATTTCCGAGGGCATGGATATCCATAAAATCTGCTCCAGCAAAAGCGAAAGGCAGGAAAGAGTATATGAGCTTTTGAACCTGGTAGGGCTCAACAAGGAGCATGCCAACCGTTTTGCCCACGAGTTTTCCGGCGGACAGAGGCAGAGGATTGGAATCGCCAGGGCACTGGCCCTGAATCCGGCCTTCATTGTCTGCGATGAGCCGATTTCCGCGCTGGATGTTTCCATTCAGGCTCAGGTGATCAATCTGCTCTTAAAGCTCCAGGGAGAGTTGAATCTGACGTATTTATTCATCGCTCATGATTTGAGCGTGGTGAAGCATATTTCTGACCGGGTAGCGGTGATGTACTTGGGGGCGATCATGGAGGTCTCCGACAGTCACAATTTTTATATGAATCCGCTGCATCCTTATACCGAGGCGCTTCTTTCGGCCATACCGATTCCAAATCCGGATGTGACGCGGGCTAAAAAGCGGATTCTTCTGGAGGGAGACGTTCCCAGCCCTGTGAATCCCAAGCCGGGCTGCAAGTTCGCGTCCCGATGTAAGATGGCGAAGCCCTCCTGCTTTGAAAAGGCTCCAGAGCTAAAGGAAGTGGAGCCGGGACATTTTGTGGCGTGCCATCTGGTAACGGGAGAATAG
- the ruvA gene encoding Holliday junction branch migration protein RuvA — MISYIKGRLLEVYEDSVIVENGGIGYQIQVPVSALTEFSMGEEVQIYTYLYVREDALNLYGFSSRDDLDIFKLLIGVNGIGPKGALGVLSAISPDDLRFAVLSEDAKSIARAPGIGLKTAQKVILELKDKLSLEDAFERKSAHEMVKGKLSGASADNKGEAVQALTALGYSASEAMKAVRQIPGAEEMEVEAILKAALKTMALF; from the coding sequence ATGATTTCATATATCAAGGGAAGACTTCTGGAAGTGTATGAAGATTCGGTCATCGTGGAAAATGGCGGGATCGGTTATCAGATTCAGGTGCCGGTCTCAGCTCTGACAGAATTTTCCATGGGAGAAGAGGTCCAGATTTATACCTATCTCTATGTGAGAGAGGATGCTCTAAACCTTTATGGTTTTTCTTCCCGGGATGATTTGGATATATTCAAGCTGCTGATCGGTGTCAATGGAATCGGGCCTAAGGGGGCCCTGGGGGTCCTTTCTGCCATTTCGCCGGATGACCTGCGCTTTGCGGTCCTCTCGGAGGATGCCAAGTCCATAGCCAGAGCACCCGGAATCGGCCTTAAAACGGCTCAGAAGGTCATATTGGAGCTGAAGGACAAGCTCAGCCTGGAGGACGCATTTGAAAGAAAGAGCGCCCACGAGATGGTGAAGGGGAAGCTTTCGGGGGCTTCGGCGGACAACAAAGGAGAGGCTGTTCAGGCTCTGACAGCGCTTGGATACAGTGCTTCGGAAGCCATGAAAGCCGTCCGTCAGATACCCGGTGCAGAGGAAATGGAAGTGGAAGCGATTTTAAAAGCCGCCCTGAAAACGATGGCGCTGTTTTGA
- a CDS encoding cell division protein ZapA gives MSSRNYTDVIIAGKVYTLGGYESEEYLQKVAGYLNGKNSELRKVDGFLRQTPDYQNVLLQLNVADDYFKAVGQLEELEAQTEAQEKEIYSLKHQLVTAQLRLEEMKRDLDESHRQAVSQEAQEKQLKQGIQDEPEEKQ, from the coding sequence ATGAGTTCCAGAAATTATACGGATGTGATCATTGCCGGAAAAGTATATACTCTGGGCGGCTACGAGAGTGAAGAGTATCTTCAGAAGGTGGCCGGCTATCTGAACGGTAAAAACAGCGAGCTCAGAAAAGTAGACGGTTTTCTGAGGCAGACGCCGGATTATCAGAATGTGCTTTTACAGCTGAATGTGGCGGACGACTATTTTAAGGCTGTTGGCCAACTGGAAGAGCTGGAGGCCCAGACAGAGGCGCAGGAAAAGGAAATATACAGCCTGAAGCATCAGCTGGTGACGGCTCAGCTCAGACTGGAGGAGATGAAACGGGATTTGGATGAATCACACCGGCAGGCGGTATCACAGGAAGCACAAGAGAAGCAGCTTAAACAGGGGATACAGGACGAGCCGGAGGAAAAACAATGA
- a CDS encoding M14 family metallopeptidase, giving the protein MKCLCELYTEQGLLEKSSGLLINRPGIFCLENREQERLFVNLAARIGVECSGMKRPVWKSEPELAVRLLRNLELGAGNGRILLSCGGVLAEAGSQRDLESLTEYLACRFPEAPAGNVRRLKEHLAEAFSAEICVEEVRIHFPEGRITGVIYREDGSRKELNEEWLKKLAADFGDSKEEEDSCKSYDALKPSLSQSLNKRIHMEKADLLDTDSLLSLALFISLRNFETVYPLAAAESTDDAEGIEYLRFQEEDTAKILFQQNDIVFVGSEKTFPELVASWMERSEELRDQEWLEDLSALAGGRKEVGQAAAFLTRKEKAEKQAELVTKEYTAGILDETSFERYLTERTGVPVDVKKCQTGREVKRWNFTSVWEGKEFWDKFSQKALPFLSEGDVVEISGRLSEDADVRRRIEKKLCDAVEAAGARADSISVCRSFKSGSCWIEESVLPRLKMLGDIKRIEIDFSYFVNELGEEEFEDESAPNYGEHQDKPHKWFDIPTRWLQELFPVDEILADSLSISADAVTFHRADNLGHTYRVRAYGAGNAEVFTDTFDVKYIEKYYMNRYPVIGKTHVTTGWITVKKNGRILLDEQVVTDTERVWTAMEDTVLPELEKLLTDKYTVDGLVAAQPFFNRLQLNVSMSEVDYDTGIREERVSTTENMQEDMYFYLLDWFKTFGERECGRGLDNVGLIIPEIKNVKEKDSRFEVILYEDYAEEPYGSFDGKICPIVQEKVEAEPASLHFEGDTAVLLMEFKTEKEEMQNSCVSSAVSRLRVAGELLEKGILNYCPDSPWRLIYRGCGEEAVLDILPADVKDSALKEKEKDRILREDVIDYAGYKELLTYYSRYPELKIRPVETTYQGRKIYYIEYIKKDAGILYARNKLMTNRLMILFNGRHHGNEASSVNSAFLLLDRLLKDESLRNQLDTVNVLTLPWENIDGGELHCTVQKENPKWLCHPARYNSAGFEFRKDYNNPDTIYGESRAVVKLWRKWLFDVVTDNHGFEGHELVQPFSGYISPWYKGFWIPKALYYGYIWFDERNPYTISFGDRVRSKVADYINGDQEIWERNKVCQERFYKYAEKWFPTMFHTETYKDVIFYWIETNKQKRANNFNLSDPEITTLDWTTEVADETVTGDDMWLNARAHLLSDLALFEVLRETDLISECRVSEQHGHYTYTKFRRRPLM; this is encoded by the coding sequence GTGAAGTGTTTATGCGAGCTCTATACAGAGCAGGGATTATTGGAAAAGAGCTCCGGGCTGCTTATAAACAGGCCGGGCATTTTCTGTTTGGAAAACAGGGAACAGGAGAGGCTGTTTGTCAACCTGGCCGCCCGTATTGGTGTGGAATGTTCCGGGATGAAACGGCCTGTCTGGAAAAGTGAGCCGGAGCTTGCCGTCCGCCTGTTACGGAATCTGGAACTGGGAGCCGGAAACGGCCGGATCTTATTGTCCTGCGGAGGTGTGCTGGCAGAGGCGGGGAGTCAGCGGGACCTGGAGAGTCTGACTGAATATCTGGCCTGCCGTTTTCCTGAAGCTCCCGCGGGAAATGTGAGAAGGCTGAAGGAACATTTGGCGGAAGCTTTTTCTGCAGAGATATGTGTGGAGGAAGTACGGATTCATTTTCCGGAAGGCAGGATTACCGGCGTAATCTATCGGGAGGATGGATCCAGGAAAGAACTGAACGAAGAATGGCTGAAAAAACTGGCTGCTGATTTCGGCGATTCGAAAGAGGAGGAAGATTCCTGTAAATCCTATGATGCGCTGAAGCCCAGTCTCTCTCAGAGCTTGAATAAGCGGATTCATATGGAGAAAGCTGATCTTCTGGATACGGACAGTTTATTATCATTGGCGCTGTTCATAAGCCTTCGGAATTTTGAAACGGTCTATCCCCTTGCTGCAGCGGAATCCACAGATGACGCAGAAGGAATAGAATATCTCCGTTTCCAGGAGGAGGATACGGCGAAAATCCTTTTTCAGCAAAATGATATTGTATTTGTGGGAAGTGAAAAAACGTTTCCGGAACTGGTAGCCTCCTGGATGGAGAGGTCAGAGGAGCTTCGGGATCAGGAATGGCTGGAGGATTTGTCAGCCTTAGCCGGTGGAAGAAAGGAAGTAGGGCAGGCCGCCGCGTTTTTGACACGGAAGGAGAAAGCGGAAAAACAGGCAGAGCTGGTCACAAAGGAGTATACGGCCGGAATTCTGGACGAGACTTCTTTTGAGCGTTATTTGACGGAGCGAACTGGCGTACCTGTGGATGTGAAGAAATGCCAGACGGGGCGGGAAGTGAAGCGGTGGAATTTTACGTCTGTCTGGGAGGGAAAAGAATTTTGGGATAAATTCAGCCAGAAGGCGCTTCCATTCCTTTCGGAAGGAGACGTTGTGGAGATTTCCGGACGGCTCAGTGAAGATGCGGACGTCAGAAGGCGGATAGAAAAAAAGCTTTGCGATGCCGTTGAGGCGGCCGGGGCCAGAGCGGACAGTATTTCAGTCTGCCGTTCCTTTAAATCCGGAAGCTGCTGGATAGAGGAATCAGTCCTTCCCCGTTTGAAGATGCTGGGCGATATAAAGAGGATAGAAATTGATTTTTCTTATTTTGTCAATGAATTGGGCGAAGAAGAATTTGAAGATGAATCTGCCCCCAATTATGGGGAACATCAGGACAAACCTCATAAATGGTTTGACATACCGACCAGATGGCTTCAGGAGCTGTTTCCTGTGGATGAGATTTTGGCGGACAGTCTTTCCATTTCTGCCGATGCCGTTACCTTCCATCGTGCCGACAATCTGGGTCATACTTACAGAGTCCGAGCCTACGGTGCAGGGAATGCAGAGGTGTTTACAGATACCTTCGATGTAAAATACATCGAAAAATATTATATGAACCGTTACCCTGTGATCGGGAAGACCCATGTGACGACAGGATGGATAACTGTAAAGAAGAACGGCAGAATTCTTTTGGATGAGCAGGTCGTGACGGATACGGAAAGAGTCTGGACAGCCATGGAGGATACAGTCCTGCCGGAGCTGGAAAAACTTTTGACGGACAAATATACGGTGGACGGGCTTGTCGCAGCCCAGCCGTTTTTTAACCGCCTTCAGCTGAATGTTTCGATGAGTGAGGTGGACTATGATACGGGAATCCGTGAGGAACGCGTATCGACCACGGAAAATATGCAGGAGGATATGTATTTCTATCTTCTGGATTGGTTTAAGACCTTTGGGGAGCGCGAGTGCGGCCGCGGCCTGGATAATGTGGGACTGATCATACCGGAGATAAAAAATGTGAAGGAGAAAGACTCCCGCTTTGAGGTGATCCTCTATGAGGATTATGCGGAGGAGCCTTATGGAAGCTTCGACGGAAAGATTTGTCCGATCGTGCAGGAAAAGGTGGAAGCAGAACCGGCTTCTCTTCATTTTGAAGGCGATACTGCGGTTTTACTCATGGAATTCAAAACAGAAAAGGAAGAAATGCAGAATTCATGCGTTTCGTCCGCCGTTTCCCGTCTGAGAGTCGCAGGAGAGCTTTTGGAAAAAGGAATCCTGAATTATTGTCCGGATTCTCCGTGGAGGCTGATATACAGAGGGTGTGGGGAAGAGGCAGTCCTGGATATCCTGCCTGCCGATGTGAAAGACTCGGCGCTTAAGGAAAAAGAGAAAGACCGGATACTTCGGGAGGACGTCATTGATTATGCGGGATATAAAGAGCTCCTTACCTATTACAGCCGGTATCCGGAACTGAAAATACGTCCCGTGGAAACTACTTATCAGGGACGGAAGATTTACTATATCGAATATATCAAGAAAGACGCGGGCATCCTGTATGCCCGGAACAAGCTGATGACCAACCGGCTTATGATTTTGTTCAACGGACGGCATCACGGAAACGAGGCGTCCAGTGTGAATTCGGCATTTCTGCTGCTCGACCGTCTTCTGAAAGACGAAAGCCTGAGGAACCAGCTGGATACGGTAAATGTGCTGACGCTGCCCTGGGAGAACATCGATGGCGGGGAGCTTCACTGTACGGTGCAGAAAGAGAATCCGAAGTGGCTCTGCCACCCCGCCAGGTATAACAGCGCGGGTTTTGAATTCCGGAAGGATTATAACAATCCGGATACCATTTATGGAGAATCCCGCGCCGTGGTCAAGCTCTGGAGGAAATGGCTGTTTGATGTGGTAACGGATAACCATGGATTTGAGGGACACGAACTGGTCCAGCCCTTTTCCGGATATATCTCTCCTTGGTATAAGGGCTTCTGGATTCCCAAAGCTCTCTATTATGGTTATATTTGGTTTGATGAGAGAAATCCCTATACCATTTCTTTTGGAGACCGGGTGAGAAGCAAGGTGGCCGATTACATCAATGGGGATCAGGAAATCTGGGAGCGGAACAAGGTCTGCCAGGAACGGTTTTATAAATATGCAGAGAAATGGTTCCCCACCATGTTCCACACAGAAACTTATAAAGATGTGATCTTCTACTGGATAGAGACCAACAAGCAGAAACGGGCAAATAATTTCAATTTGAGTGATCCGGAGATCACGACGCTTGACTGGACTACAGAGGTAGCCGATGAGACGGTGACGGGAGATGACATGTGGCTGAATGCCAGAGCACATCTTTTGTCGGACCTGGCTCTGTTTGAGGTTCTTAGAGAGACGGACCTGATATCTGAATGCCGGGTATCGGAGCAGCATGGACATTATACATATACGAAGTTTCGCAGACGCCCGCTCATGTGA
- a CDS encoding dimethylarginine dimethylaminohydrolase family protein, protein MAEQTTNTFREDLPKLYGDWGVDSEIGKLRSVLMRRPGKEIENITREDSERLAFVMTDGDDYDPELVRKQHDEVARIYRENGVQVNYVEEMDESCPNAMFCRDLVLGTPEGVIMARPGIAVRVPEVKYAAQAAAKLGVPIIKTVNGSGTFDGACVFWIDRETVIFGTGTRCNQSGYDQVSEELYNMGVKNIYKLSIPRRLKHLDGMLSIADHDVALAFSRSTPEIVYEALEKRGFRVLEIPTLEERDNLAANLVALEPGKVLMPAGNPLTKKLLTEAGVECIEVDISEIKKGGGALHCITAFLKRDPVPVYPVKE, encoded by the coding sequence ATGGCTGAACAGACGACAAATACTTTCAGGGAGGATTTGCCGAAGCTTTATGGAGATTGGGGGGTGGATTCGGAAATCGGGAAGCTGCGCTCTGTGCTGATGCGCCGTCCGGGAAAGGAAATCGAGAATATCACGAGAGAGGACAGTGAAAGACTGGCCTTTGTCATGACAGACGGAGATGACTATGATCCGGAATTAGTGAGGAAACAGCATGATGAGGTGGCTCGGATCTACCGGGAAAACGGCGTACAGGTGAATTACGTGGAGGAGATGGATGAAAGCTGTCCCAATGCCATGTTCTGCCGGGATCTGGTCCTGGGAACTCCGGAAGGCGTGATCATGGCAAGGCCCGGAATCGCCGTCCGTGTTCCTGAGGTGAAATATGCGGCCCAGGCGGCGGCAAAGCTGGGAGTGCCGATCATCAAGACGGTCAATGGGTCGGGGACCTTTGACGGCGCCTGTGTTTTCTGGATTGACCGGGAGACGGTGATTTTCGGGACCGGCACCCGCTGCAACCAGTCCGGATACGATCAGGTGTCGGAGGAACTCTATAACATGGGCGTGAAAAATATTTACAAGCTGAGTATTCCCAGGAGACTGAAGCATCTGGACGGTATGCTGTCCATAGCGGACCATGACGTGGCGCTCGCTTTTTCAAGGAGTACTCCGGAAATCGTGTACGAAGCCTTGGAGAAAAGGGGCTTCCGCGTATTGGAAATCCCGACTTTGGAAGAACGGGATAATCTGGCTGCAAATCTGGTGGCGCTTGAACCGGGGAAGGTCTTAATGCCGGCCGGAAATCCTTTGACGAAAAAGCTTTTAACAGAGGCTGGAGTAGAATGTATAGAAGTGGACATCAGTGAAATCAAGAAGGGCGGAGGAGCGCTGCACTGCATCACTGCCTTTTTGAAGAGAGACCCTGTCCCTGTATATCCGGTAAAAGAATGA
- a CDS encoding site-specific integrase — translation MKEIIITEGMITCYQSHLVREEKSPATIEKYNRDVRAFSSFLSGRAVSKELTVSYKRKLAEDGYAVRSINSILVSINRLLAFLDRPDCVVKTIRTQRQTFLEEEKELTKAEYYRLLRAAKGSPRLCLLLQTICGTGIRVSELQYFNIPSMLNFKSVSHRMILHNTNYVPMARRVPRLLDGREHGTMDKAGIKAVPEKKLCQDLTGKRFGKLLVLEYVRPEKGTGKWKCRCDCGNITYKSTGHLNAGTAVSCGCVKADIDAGRDFKKVLTYRDGTCIEFLKNIDRPTKSTSSDTGVRGVRLLRSGKYNATITFRRHRYSLGTYTKLEDAVSARKQGENMVKEYLEDYNSK, via the coding sequence ATGAAAGAAATCATCATAACAGAAGGTATGATCACTTGCTATCAGTCGCATTTGGTCCGTGAAGAAAAGAGTCCGGCCACGATCGAGAAATATAACCGGGATGTCCGTGCATTTTCCTCATTTCTGTCAGGACGGGCTGTGAGCAAAGAACTGACGGTGAGCTACAAACGTAAACTGGCAGAAGACGGGTATGCCGTACGTTCCATCAATTCCATACTGGTATCTATCAACCGCCTGCTGGCGTTTTTGGACAGGCCGGACTGCGTTGTCAAAACGATCCGGACGCAGCGGCAGACCTTTTTGGAGGAAGAAAAAGAACTGACTAAGGCAGAGTATTATCGGCTTCTGAGGGCAGCGAAGGGCAGTCCGCGGTTATGTCTTCTGCTTCAGACCATCTGCGGAACTGGTATACGGGTATCAGAGCTGCAATATTTTAATATTCCATCAATGCTAAATTTTAAATCAGTTTCCCATCGGATGATACTACATAATACAAATTATGTTCCTATGGCTAGGAGAGTACCGCGTCTTCTTGATGGAAGGGAGCATGGTACGATGGATAAAGCTGGGATAAAGGCAGTGCCGGAAAAGAAACTCTGTCAGGATCTCACTGGAAAACGTTTTGGGAAGCTATTGGTGCTGGAATACGTGAGGCCGGAGAAGGGAACGGGAAAATGGAAGTGTCGTTGTGACTGTGGGAATATCACCTACAAAAGTACGGGACATTTAAACGCGGGTACGGCTGTCAGCTGCGGCTGTGTGAAAGCGGATATCGATGCCGGAAGGGATTTTAAGAAGGTATTGACTTACAGGGATGGCACCTGTATTGAATTTCTGAAAAATATTGACAGGCCCACTAAAAGTACCTCTTCTGACACCGGGGTCCGAGGAGTCCGGCTTTTGAGGAGTGGAAAATATAATGCCACCATTACTTTTCGCCGTCATCGATACAGTTTGGGCACATACACGAAATTAGAAGATGCTGTGTCGGCAAGAAAGCAGGGAGAGAACATGGTGAAAGAGTATTTGGAAGATTATAATTCAAAATAA
- a CDS encoding ribonuclease H-like domain-containing protein — protein MIAITKEYSFKTAYDIKRLGNPEELLFFDIETTGLSSKRDMIYLIGCVYVKDGVWHLKQWFADSPEAERELLFHFLTFSSGFSTLVHFNGTTFDIPFLRERAAKFQTPSGRQAPASLDIYRKIRPLKKLLSLPDCKQKTLEAFLGVGREDPFNGGQLIEIYEEYLRSKDDRLFRVLLLHNEEDVKGLPAMLSLLSYQDFFGGTFRFEEERLHTYQTYEKETARELLVTCRNESEAVPVPCRFSADSYTFSCQEDRLVFRMPVLNGTLKYFFRNHSSYYYLPEEDKALHKSVAAYVDKNHRVKATARTCYQKRDGLFIPFPENAAGEHPLFYEEYKSRPSYVEYQENIWLEDGLLEQFLSSSLSFLK, from the coding sequence ATGATAGCAATCACGAAAGAATACTCATTTAAAACTGCATATGATATAAAACGTCTGGGAAATCCAGAAGAGCTTCTGTTCTTCGATATCGAGACGACCGGCCTATCTTCCAAAAGAGACATGATCTACCTGATCGGATGTGTGTACGTAAAGGATGGAGTCTGGCATCTGAAGCAGTGGTTTGCGGACTCACCGGAAGCGGAACGGGAGCTTTTATTTCATTTTCTCACGTTCTCTTCCGGCTTTTCCACTTTAGTCCACTTCAACGGAACTACTTTTGATATTCCGTTCCTCAGAGAGCGGGCAGCCAAGTTCCAGACGCCCTCCGGCAGACAGGCTCCGGCCAGCCTGGATATCTACCGGAAGATCCGGCCGCTTAAAAAGCTCCTCTCGCTTCCTGACTGCAAACAGAAGACTTTGGAGGCATTTCTGGGAGTCGGCAGAGAAGATCCGTTTAACGGCGGGCAGCTGATAGAAATCTATGAGGAATACCTCCGCTCAAAGGATGACCGGCTTTTTCGTGTGCTCCTTCTGCATAATGAAGAAGACGTTAAGGGACTTCCCGCCATGCTTTCTCTTTTGTCTTACCAGGATTTTTTTGGAGGCACATTTCGCTTTGAAGAGGAGCGCCTCCATACCTACCAGACATATGAGAAAGAAACAGCCAGGGAGCTTCTTGTTACATGCAGGAACGAATCGGAAGCTGTACCCGTACCCTGCCGTTTTTCTGCTGATTCCTATACGTTTTCCTGTCAGGAAGACCGCCTTGTATTCCGAATGCCGGTCTTAAACGGAACACTCAAATATTTCTTCCGGAATCACAGCAGCTATTACTATCTCCCCGAGGAAGACAAAGCCCTGCACAAAAGTGTCGCCGCCTATGTTGATAAAAACCACCGGGTGAAAGCCACAGCCAGGACCTGCTATCAGAAACGCGACGGACTCTTTATCCCCTTTCCGGAAAACGCCGCCGGAGAACATCCTCTGTTTTATGAAGAATATAAATCCCGCCCTTCCTATGTGGAATATCAGGAAAACATATGGCTGGAGGATGGGCTTTTAGAGCAGTTCCTCTCCTCCTCTCTTTCCTTTCTGAAATAA